The Barnesiella intestinihominis YIT 11860 DNA window ATTTTAGAAGGGCTCCTCACCGGAGAAATAAACCTGCTGATAGGAACCCATGCCCTTCTGGAAGACTCGGTAAATTTTGCGAATCTGGGTTTTGTCGTCATCGATGAGCAACATCGGTTCGGGGTAGAGCAACGGGCTCGGCTTTGGAGAAAAAATAAAATTCCGCCACACATTTTGGTCATGACTGCCACCCCCATTCCCCGGACTTTGGCCATGACCGTTTATGGCGATCTCGACGTATCGGTCATCGACCAACTGCCCCCCGGACGCAAACCCATACAAACACTCCTTCAATACGATAACAAAAGAGCCCAGCTATACGCTTCTTTGCGCAAGCAACTACAAATCGGGAGACAAGCCTATATCGTGTATCCGCTCATACAGGAAAGCGAGAAAAGCGACTTGAAAAATTTAGAAGAAGGATATGAACACATTCGGGAAATTTTCCCCGAATATCAAGTGTGCATGGTACATGGAAAAATGAAAGCGGCCGAAAAGGAAACCGAGATGCAAAAATTCGTATCGGGAGAAGCCCGCATTATGGTGGCGACTACGGTCATAGAAGTCGGGGTGAACGTACCCAATGCATCGGTCATGATCATCGAAAACGCCGAACGTTTCGGTCTGGCTCAGCTACACCAGCTCAGAGGGCGTGTAGGTCGTGGCGCCGAACAATCGTATTGTATCTTGATGACATCTTATAAAATCAACCAAGACACCCAAAAAAGGCTCGAAATCATGGCAGAAACCAATGACGGGTTTCGCATTGCCGAAGCCGACATGCAAATGAGGGGACCGGGGGATATGGAAGGGACTCAGCAAAGTGGAATTGCATTCAATTTACAAATCGCCAACTTGGCAAAAGATGCACAAATATTGCAAGTAGCTCGCGATGAAGCAGGTAAACTGCTAGATTCCGATGAATTGTTAGAACGACCCGAAAACCAAATCGTACGAAAAGAACTAAACCGCATTTTCGAAAAACAAAAAAACTGGGGATTAATCAGTTAAATAAAGAGTTTTTACTATTTTATGTTGTAAAACATGTTTACACATAAAGACATATAAATCAATGTTTTATACGAAAAAGCACAAACAAATCGGCTTACTGGATACCTAAATTTTGTTAACCAACCAGAACACATTCCTCCAAAATTCATTATCTTTGAAAAGTGTGTGCAAAAATATACGCATCTTTCTTTGGTGGGCTTAATAAAAAGGCTACTTCGACTATTTATTTTAGGACGCGGCTTATGCCAGAATTAGATAAATAAAATGTATTTCGGAAAAACAAAACATTACATTCTACCTCTCCTGCTTGCATTCTCGCTAGGTAACTTAAATGCCCAGCACAATAGGAATCTCTCCACTCACCTACACTCCAAACAACACCAAGACCTCATCGCAGGGCAACAAAACATACACAAAGAAATAAACTTGGTCGATTCCATCGCCCTACTCGAAATGCTCGAAGAAGAGGAAGAGGAGTTTCCCGGTATTGATATTTATGGAGAAAATTGGGATCAAACATGGGTAAACCCATACAAAGTCCCAATAGACAAATTGCCCGAATCCGCTACTATCGACGTCTCGGAATATTGTATGCCCATCATTGGTCATATTACATCGAACTACGGTTGGCGACGCAGACGCATGCACAGAGGAGTGGATTTGTCGCTTCATATCGGAGATACAGTACGTGCGGCCTTCTCCGGGAAAGTGAGATTAACACGATATGAACGCAGAGGATATGGATACTACGTAATCATTCGTCACAGCAACGGCCTCGAAACCATATACGGCCATCTCTCCAAATTCTTGGTTAAGCCCGATCAAATCGTAAAAGTGGGAGAACCCATTGCTTTGGGAGGTAACACGGGACGCTCCACGGGCCCTCATTTGCACTTCGAAACGCGCTATTTGGGAATGGACATCAATCCCAATAAGATTTTCGACTTTGTAAATCAAGTGCCTCATACCGACCAATATACTTTCAATCCGAAAGAATTAGCCAGCAGCTTGGGATACGGCAGATACAAGGGCAGTAACAACGGAGCGAAATACGTATCCTATCGAGTTAGAAAAGGAGATTCACTATCAAGGATAGCCAATAAATACGGTGTCTCGATCAGTCATCTGTGCAAGCTCAACGGGATTAAGCGAAACGGAGTATTGCGCGAAGGCAAAATCTTACGAATAAAATAAAATACAAAAAGAAATAATTTCATTTCCACTAAAACAAATTGCTTCTTTCTATAAAAGGCATTAACCGAAGGGTTAATGCCTTTTTTAATACATTCGACTCGGCTGCCGAGGGCTTTGCCAGAAATTTCGATTCAGTAGAAAATTCGTGGGGCAGGCTTGAATCTTAGCGACGAATCTCTTATCTACAACCACATTCCAATCTTTTCGGAGAGTGGTTAAAAAGTAGCTGAATAGATTTTCGATAAAATTCAGCCTCCCCCTCTGTTCATCACAGATAAGATAGGGAGAGTACCCGCAAAGCGAGAAGTATAAAATCTATCCTTATGCCAAAACAAGAAATACCACTTTTAAACCTCTCCCTCTGTGTTTCCGTAAGGGAATATAGGGGGAGTGCCCGCAGGGCGAGGGGGTTAAATTCTACAATCAAAAAATCCTATACCCCAAAAACGATGACAGCCTTTTCAATCTCTGCGCAAAAATTACCGTTCCTTCGGCAGCCCCTCTACATCGCAGCAAGAAAAGTGCAAAGAACCGATAACTCCAAAAATATAAATATCTCCCTCTTTTTTCTAAAAAAGTTCGATCATGCCATAAACAACAGACATACCGGTTCTACATTTGCCTGAAAAAACAGACGTATGGAAACACAAGAACAGATTCTGAAAGAACAACGATTGAGAATAGAAGTGTTGAGACATCAACTCCTATTACGTTATTACGAACTGCTGCTCTCGTTAGACGTACTGGCACAAGCTGCGGAAGTAAAAACTTTGATGGGCTACATCAACACCCTCGAACGATATGCCAAGCGATTCGAGAATAAGCCCTCGAAGAAAGAAGCCGAGAAGAAAGGACGGAAAAATACGGCCGACGAGACGACTGCCGATGATATCCACCCCGAAACCTCTATCTCTCTATCCGAACACGCAAAGGAACTCTTCGATATGATGGCTCTTGACGACAACCTGCCATCGGAAGAAAACGAATTGCCTGCTGACATCGACGACTTCCTAAAAGCCGGATATGCCCGTTTTCTCAAACAGCACAAACTACGAGCCCATAAAAATACGCCACATATCGAAGACAACCCGTCCCGATAAATTTAAAACAGCTTCTAAGAAAAATCCTTATCCAAAGATTTATACGATTTTACCGGGCTCAACAAAAAATTTAAATATGGCGTCCTAAAAACATATTTATTTAAATATCTTTGTAATACAATTAATCCACAGAGAACAATTCGACCCATTATGAATTTAAACGAGATAATAGCAAATATTGTTATACCGGCAGCAATAGCAGGAATATTGACACCCATTATAATGAAAGGAATCCTAAAAACATCATGGGGACAGAAAATATTCAAACATAAAGACAATGCATCAGAACCGTAAAATAAAAAAACGGCGCGGACTTGCAACTATTTACCGAACAAGGCACGATATTTATACAGCAAATCGCTGTACTGCGACAAATGTCTGATGGGTAATAGCGATACCGGAGAGTAGCGGTCGACATGAATACGATAATAATCGCCATATCCGTTTTGCAACGCCTTGTCGAGATAAGAAATCGACTTGTCGACATCAAAACCGGCGTACATACAAGCTAAATAAAAATAATCGATATTACGAACCGACCCGGAAGCCAAAAGCGAACGCTCCCACTCCTCGGCCTGTTTTTTCAAATGAAGTTTCGCAAATGCGATTCCTTTCAAATTATCGCCATAAGCGGCAGACGTACCGTCCAAGCTAAGTACTTTGCGGTAATCCGCCTCAGCAGCTATACGATTTTCCATACCATATT harbors:
- a CDS encoding M23 family metallopeptidase gives rise to the protein MYFGKTKHYILPLLLAFSLGNLNAQHNRNLSTHLHSKQHQDLIAGQQNIHKEINLVDSIALLEMLEEEEEEFPGIDIYGENWDQTWVNPYKVPIDKLPESATIDVSEYCMPIIGHITSNYGWRRRRMHRGVDLSLHIGDTVRAAFSGKVRLTRYERRGYGYYVIIRHSNGLETIYGHLSKFLVKPDQIVKVGEPIALGGNTGRSTGPHLHFETRYLGMDINPNKIFDFVNQVPHTDQYTFNPKELASSLGYGRYKGSNNGAKYVSYRVRKGDSLSRIANKYGVSISHLCKLNGIKRNGVLREGKILRIK